The Deltaproteobacteria bacterium region TATGGAATAGGCGATCAGGTCGCGCAGCGTGGAGGGGAAGACCATGGCGACGAATATCTCGGTGAACCCCAGGAGGAAACCGGCGAGCGTCGCCCCGATCACCGACCCTCTGCCCCCCAGGATGGCGGCCACGAACGCCTTCCATCCGAACAGGATCCCCATGTACGGGTCCAGCACGGGGTAGGCGACGCCGAAGAGGATCCCCGCGGCCGCGGCCAGCGCGGAACCCAGGGCGAACGTGAGGGCGATCATCCTGTTGAGCGGCACCCCCATCAGCGGGACGACCGATGGGTCGTAAGCCATCGCCCGCATGGCCATCCCCCACTTCGTTCGACGCACGAACTGGTGCAGGGCAACGGCAAGGAGCAGCGATACGAGAACGATCATGATCTTCTTGTTGGTGACGAATACGCCGCCCAGGTCATAGGTGGCGGTCGCGATCAGGGACGGGAAGCTGACCCGCCTGGCCCCCATCAGCGCCAGGTTGCCGGTCTCAAGGATGATGCCGATCATCAGGCCCGTGATCGCGGCGGAGGCGCGCGGCGCGTTTCGCAAGGGCCGGTATCCCACCCGCTCCACGATGATCCCCACGAACGAGGTCAGGAACATCGAGAAGAGGATGGTCAGCACCAGGATCAGCCAGTTCGGCATGGCGACGGCGCCCATCGCGGCAAAGCCGATGAGCGCCGTGGACACTCCGAAGCCGATGTACGCCCCCACCATGAAGATATCGCCGTGCGCGAAATTGAAGAGCATGAGGATGCTGTAAACCATGGAATAGCCGAGCGCGATCAGGGCGTAGAAGCTCCCCCACTGGAGAGCGTTTACCAGGTTCTGGAAAAAGTAAGCCATCGATCGGGCGACTGCGCCGCCGCTCCTTTACGGACAGGCGGACTTGTAGAACTCGAACTGGCCCTTGTCGCTGATCCGGACGATGACCGCGCACTTGCTCGGGTCGCCCCCGCCGGAGAACGTCATCTCGCCGGTGATCCCCTTGAATTTCTTTATCCGTCCCATCGCCGCGCGGACGTTCTCCCGGTCCTTCTTCACGTCTCCCGTGAGCCCGCCGGTATCCTGGATC contains the following coding sequences:
- a CDS encoding branched-chain amino acid ABC transporter permease, giving the protein MAYFFQNLVNALQWGSFYALIALGYSMVYSILMLFNFAHGDIFMVGAYIGFGVSTALIGFAAMGAVAMPNWLILVLTILFSMFLTSFVGIIVERVGYRPLRNAPRASAAITGLMIGIILETGNLALMGARRVSFPSLIATATYDLGGVFVTNKKIMIVLVSLLLAVALHQFVRRTKWGMAMRAMAYDPSVVPLMGVPLNRMIALTFALGSALAAAAGILFGVAYPVLDPYMGILFGWKAFVAAILGGRGSVIGATLAGFLLGFTEIFVAMVFPSTLRDLIAYSIILLILTVRPHGFFGEPYSARLRL